Proteins encoded within one genomic window of Trichoderma asperellum chromosome 2, complete sequence:
- a CDS encoding uncharacterized protein (EggNog:ENOG41), protein MSEKVPVLTSNAPKPLPGIYSQAIKANGLVFVSGAVPMDPVTMELIPGDIQAHTHQCIKNLSAILEAAGTTLEKVVKVNVFLADMADFAKMNEVYSTYWGDVKPCRTCVAVKTLPLNTDVEIECTALL, encoded by the exons ATGTCTGAAAAGGTCCCCGTCCTCACCTCCAACGCTCCCAAGCCCCTCCCCGGCATCTACAgccaggccatcaaggccaaTGGCCTGGTCTTTGTCTCTGGAGCCGTGCCCATGGACCCCGTCACCATGGAGCTCATTCCCGGTGACATCCAGGCTCACACC CACCAATGCATCAAGAACCTGTCTGCCATCCTCGAGGCCGCCGGCACCACCCTCGAGAAGGTCGTCAAGGTCAACGTCTTCCTCGCCGACATGGCCGACTTTGCCAAGATGAACGAGGTCTACAGCACCTACTGGGGCGACGTCAAGCCCTGCCGAAC ATGTGTCGCCGTCAAGACTCTGCCCCTGAACACCGACGTCGAGATTGAGTGCACTGCTCTTCTGTAA